The following nucleotide sequence is from Trifolium pratense cultivar HEN17-A07 linkage group LG2, ARS_RC_1.1, whole genome shotgun sequence.
AGCCAAATTTTTACCTAGAAACCACTTTCAAGATAAAAGTTTCATCCTATCAATCAGACACTCGATAGAAAAGGTCCTCTAATTTTATGAAACAAACTTATTAGTTAATATAACaaattataagttagtttatttgtgttatcaaatagacaatttaaaatttattttgtagtaatttttttatgttatttcacaGAGCCAATAATTAAATCAAAGCTTCCTATAGCACATAAGTTCtcaggaaaataaaaaattaaaccaaaagaTAAGCTAACAAGTAATTAATAACattaaaaagagagagagagaaattgcAATCGTGCAATGTGACGAGGCGCTAGTGTCGTGCCTTTtagcattattcatatatatatatatatatatatatatatatatatatatatatatatatatatatatatatatatatatatatatatatggatgacatttattttattcaCGGATATCCATTAAATTACTAGTCCGGTATCCGTGACGGATTTTATCTACAGATATCCACAAGTTAAGAGTTTTTTTACCATCCCTACATTACATGATTGAATAAGAATAACAATGATTAAGcaatttgtacccaaaaaaaaaaaaacaatgattaAGCAAACATAAAGAATGTAGTTTAGTCGATAGCTACTAAGATATATTATTAGAAACCTCGAATTTTTGTATGTGTTTTCATTTTGTATATTTATAATGTATCAGTCTAACTAGAGActcctgaaaagaaaaaactataatATTTTTCGGAATGATTGGTTTTGCCATTTAAAAAAGATCAGTGGCACAACATGTTGCACATTTGTCTTTCACTCGTGTGTAATTAACCAAAGTATTGCAAGAATCGAAGTAATTATAATTCATTTAAAGAAACATGGAGTACACTTTTGTCAATTAAAAGATGACCGATTTTGCTCCATCAAATATTCATGAGAGGGGCTGACGATTGAATCCCGAATACTTCTGACAataagctacttgacaaaacaATATTATGCAACAAATTTAATTAGTTTTCAGGTATTTCCAATTCAACTTCATCCAGCACCATAAACACCCCTTGTCCGTCTCACCCGCTATAATACGAAGGTTGAACAAATTACCTCTGACTGGTAATCGGCGTTGCAACAATTGTCATGAAAAACAATCACTTTTGATGGTTCGAAACTTTCTCATAATCTTCCCAACATCTCATCCTTCGCCACCCCTAATGGTGTGGCTTAGAAGAGAAAttgtgaagagagaaataagtaAGAGGGAgtatgagaagagagaaagatgtGAAAAATAGAGTAGATTTAATGTATTGTTTGGTATAAGAGAGTGAGAAgagaaataaaagaacaaaaatatagaGTAGATTATGTTCTTATCCATccatatttttgttcttttgtttgtgtttttctttctgttgtttactcttttttaattaataaattttctatTGCTTAAATTTGTTTTTGGAGAAAAAGACAAAATCCAGGCAAGGTTTGAAGTGAGCACACATAAATCAACGACAAAAATATGTAACACTCAGCATTAGATTTTCCGTTTTAACTACATCATGCAGTAATAACTCTCAATCGTTCGATTTGAATTACcagttaaaattattttactgtGTAAATAATTTATACTATTTCTTCTCAAATCAACAACTCAAATTTATTACTTCGTAAAACAGCTGACAATTCACTTTCATAAGTTCGTAAGTAACAGTGTAACACTCTCCAAACCCCTGTTATATATGTAGTTACTTTTTTATCggtctctgttcgtcttgtgcagagacctggTTAATAATATATTCGTTGTTCGTCTTCAGACGCACGCCTGTACTTCATTTCAGTATCACTCTCTTCCTTCCTTTCAACTTGCATAATATTGGTCCCATACATACCCAGCTTGCATCTTAGTAATTCTACTCACAATATCTTCCTTTCTTTCTCCTCCTCGTACTCAATATTAAATGCCAACTGTTAACTAATTTCTtactttataaaataaaattacacaaacAAAAATGATTAAGCAATAAGCATACATTAAACGAAAATGATATATAACACTTCCAACTTGATGCACAGATATAAATAGTGACCGGTCGATAAGAAAGCTAATAAGTAAATAGTTTAACCGGTcgtaaaaacttaatattatcTTATAATTAAGAGTTAGAGACCATttagattagcttatttttgagcttatgcaatataaactatgttttatgctattttataagttcatactagtgaaaattgtatttttataaactattttatcataaactaccttgacaaacttataataatacataaaaattatataagttgtttgcataagctcaaaaataagttaatctaaAGAACCCTAGTTTAACTCTATTCTACAAAATCGACTTATAAGATCAGGAGAATTGTACCTACTTATATAAATATGTATTTAAATCATCTTACAACTGATGATCAGGAGGATTGTACGtacttatataaatatatatatttaaatcatCTTACAACTGATCTCTTACACTTTTAACAAATTACGTACAAAGATGATTGATTGCACCTCCATCAAATATTTGCATgagacaaaattaattaatttttagattttagATGTTATTAGGGACGGTTATATAAAATTCTGATTTCTACATCAAAAGCAAGCAACCGCCACGTCAGACCAACTTTGTTTCTAGTTCGCAAGAATTTGAACCAGTAGATTTTGACCACGTGTCATTTATGCAATTTCTGTTCTTCTATTTGAGCCCTCTTTCTTAAGGCATATTTAAATTCCACTTGCAATATAACATTGACATATAGTATAAATGTCATCAAAACCAAACATCTTTAATTTTCCAATTAAATTCTGTGGtcataaaaaagaagaagaagaagaatactatttttcaatttgctagttgcaacttgcaagttcatatattcatcaaataaatataacacTTGGCTGTTGTAATATTAATTCTATATACGTCATAAGAATGGAAGAACGTTATGAGATTATTAAAGGTATTGGGTCAGGAAATTTTGGAGTAGCAAAGCTTGTTAGGGAGAGACAAAGTGGTAAACTATATGCTGTCAAAATCATTGAGAGAGGCCTTAAGGtttgtagttttgtttttgtttttttaacttCATTTCTATGTCTATGCATGTTGTCTTTGTCTTAGGTTGTCTTAGGCCTAAAGTTATACTATCATATATGTATGTTTTCTTCTACTTTGGATTGTCTTAGGTTGGTTGGTTGGTCACTTATGTGACTGTTGGATGTTGTAGATTGATGAACATGTTCAAAGGGAGATTATAAATCATAGATCCTTGAAGCATCCTAATATCATTAGATTTAAGGAGGTAAGAAACTTTTTTTGTATGGTTGTTAATTTCCTTCTCCTAACTAGTAAATGAACTTTCTTGAGTGTCTTCCACTTCTTTGTTTTCTTAAAGTATGTTTAGatcgacttatttgagtttgttTACTTACTTATTATAAAGACTGGAGAAATTATTtaagagaacttatgaaaataacttatgataTAAGTTATACTccgtataagttattttcagcttatttccataagtttGCAAGACAACTTGTAAAAATAGtgtatagcttatatgaaaacaagttgaaatcattttatattttgtgaTAGAATTAACTTATACATACAAATTTATTTGGCTAGTCCCTTAGAACTTAGCAATGTTGTACAAAATTCAACTTTGTCTCAAAATGGAATAACTATGTCGGACCTGCATTCTGTAAGGTCGAAAAATGGTGCAGTCATGCAGTCAGTAAATTTTAAGCCGTCCGATCAAGTCCATATGTCAGAATTGCAGTCATCTcagaatttttattaaacaaaaattttaaaaaaaaactctcttaATCATACGGTTCAGAATCACTAACTGCATGCAGTCCGACCGCACATAATCCAATTCCAACTGTCTCATGCCTTGTGAATTTGATCCttaaattgtaaaatttattaagaAGAAATTTTCATCCATGGCAGGTTTTATGTACTCCAGCTCATCTAGCTATAGTAATGGAGTATGCAGCAGGTGGAGAACTATTTGAAAGAATATGTAGTGCCGGTAGATTCTGTGAAGACGAGGTTAGATAAGATCATTTCTAATTGTTGattattgttaattgttaattCAAAGCttcattgacttttattttagTGGTTTTTGTCCATGAGGCCATTATATTAGTTATGTATAATTCCTTAAGCAGTAATTCCACAAAAACAATAGTATTTAAGATTGCACCCACGTTACAATTTGTATTAAACAATGTAAGTGTCATTTTTAGCTTTATCCTAACCAATAAATTATCAGTGTTGAATTTTTCAATTGCAAGTTGTTACTAGCTAATTTGTTCTGAAACTGTTCATCTGATGTTAACTCTTATAcattaatattatcatattctaCCCAGTACGGACATTTGTCCGATTAGGCGTGTCGCGTATCGGACACGCGTCGGTATCAGACACCGACATAACACTAACATTATAATTATACTAAATTATGCCATTTTCTCATATTATTATTGATGTCGACGTATTTGTGTCGTGTCCGATGTCACGTTTATATGTGTGCTTCATAGTATTCTAATAGCAAATGTTCATTTTTGCAATAATTTttcatgtttaatttcaatttcaaaatcatGTACAtggtttctattttttattttaattattaatgttCACATTTTTACTCTTCTGTTGTGTGCACAGGCAAGATATTTCTTCCAGCAGTTGATTTCTGGGGTTAGCTATTGTCATTCAATGGTACTATTCTTGTCACATATCATATGAATCaaatttgttttactttaacaaaaaatttgttttgagTCCTAATATTTTAGCTGgtttgaaaattataattttaatgcAGGAAATTTGCCATAGAGATCTTAAGCTTGAAAACACACTTTTAGATGGAAGCTCTTCACCACAACTCAAAATATGCGACTTTGGTTACTCCAAGGCAAGGGGTCCTTACTTATCtaagagtttaattttgatacattgtCTCTTAGatatgagtttaatttatatattacatgcaatcctcaccttacaagccggttttgtaaggatgagttaggcccgaTACTCAtatctaagatggtatcagagcctctatgactaagtggtctagagttcgatccccgctcccctcactttctaattaaaaagtggaatttaagcatatggtaggtgggcctatgcattattcacgcttcaagcccaagtgaaATCTTGCGtaagggggcgtgttagaaataatataaaaccattaatatggctctatcctaacaccttaaggttttgggataatcgatTATTTGACATTgtcaccataaaaaaaaaatatactactaTCAAGCAATCGCAATCTATCGTATATGTTTCTATAAttaaagtcaattttttatgcatatcatttttttggtcaagtcgtcaaatgattataatttcaattttaagatgATTAAGTGGGAGCACCAGAGTTCAAACTCAGCTGGTACATGCATATTAGACTATGTTACCAATTGTTCTGCTTCTTTCTTTCAGTCTTCTGTTCTGCATTCTCAGCCTAAATCTACTGTGGGAACTCCAGCATATATTGCACCAGAGGTTTTGTCAAGAAGAGAATATGATGGAAAGGTAATCAACTAATCATGTTGCtaattatattttcttgttgcatattaataattaatgtagCTAATTAACATTGGTCACACAAATATTTTTGTGTTGGAGAATGAATAGGTTGCTGATGTTTGGTCTTGTGGGGTTACCTTATATGTGATGCTAGTTGGTGGTTATCCTTTTGAAGATCCAGATGATCCAAGAAATTTCAGAAAGACAATTGAGGTTAGGTCATTGAGCAAATAAGTGTTTTCTGCCTTATAATGTTTCATAAATGTTAGTTGAACATCAATTTAACACACCTAAATTAGAcaacattttaaattattagcACATTCTGCACACGTAGCTAACACAATTCAATGAATAGATAATGAGTACATTAGGATTGAATAACTCATTAATCATCAACCGGACAAATGAATTTTAATGTTCTTAATCATGAATTTAGGTACTCAAACAAACTACATATAAATTTGGGCACATGCAAATTGTGGTTAATCGCGTTGAAATTTGTGATTAATAAAGatcattaaataataaatattactaGTATAACTGACCCGTGCATGCGCACGgattaattttcattgaaaaatatggattattaaaattttaatattttgtgatttattaACTAACAAAATTTACTTTATATAGTTAATGTAATTTATCTAAATATGAAAAAGGATACATATATTATAGATTTTAAAGGGGAAGGGCGAATTGGCCTCACGAAGAGTGAAACTCATCCACTCCCCATTTCCGACCGACGTGTTATTTTCTCCCCCGTAGCCATCTAACCCGGTCTGGACTACAATGCAATGATCTCATGAACATagcaaaattgaataaataaattttatattattttttagatgaaGATCAACCTCCCCCGTGaccatatttttaaatgattctcttggttagaaaataaaattgagaagagtgttaataacattttcttaatatattcTAGAGTGGTGAGACTCACATGAGCGTCACTCACTTAGAGAGCGAGTAATtgaaagtattaaaaaaatattgtttccgGCTTTCTTGATTCTAAAACATgttcatggttttttttttgtcaagtaacatAGGTGGAAACTTTGTACTCTATAATAGTAAACACTAAAAATAATATGGatctacacatatttttttgaacatcaAAAGAAAGAATTCTATAAATTGCGGAGAAAAACACTgaattatttcttttctttttttaccaccagtttaataTAGTTCgtgggtcagttctgacatcaagtggttttagCCCCTTACAAATCGCAGTTGATATTATTTCTGATAATGATAGATCTCCATGtcatcttttaatttattcaatGCATATGATTATGAGGCTAAAAGTCAATTattgttttcaaattatttctatttttaaatatcgaatttcataattattatattcaatgttatcgaataattattttgtttttttagtttgatcttttatttttgttaagttGCCTAATGATTCAAAATTACAAACTTAAAGTGAAAAAGTAGGTATGCGAGGTTCAAACTTCGGCCCCTCATCATATAATTGCGTATTGTGTATAAATGTTGTATAATTTAGATTGCACTTTGTCTGGTCTAAtataaagagtttttttttttttttgacttaaataGTCTAATATAAAGAGTTAGAGAGCTCATCTTCTTGTAACAATTTTTCCAATTAATATCTACCTAAAGAATGTGCAACTCATGTTGCAAACTAAAATCATCACTATATAACTTTCATTGTCGACTTTGTGACACTGTAATAGACATGTCTCAAagtgttttgaagatttttaaaacaattattaacCATCTGTCTTAACTTTCTTTACAATTACATTAAAGGctcgaaaaaattaaaaaatagtaaaaagtaaagataaaaaatatagacaTTCAAACACTCAATCTGatgtgtagttttttttttttttttttagaaatgtgATGTATAGTTATATATGTTACATGGATATATAATATGAAAGACTATATTAGTTTTTAGTATTAAATGTTTATCCCTGTGTATAAGATTTATAATaaacattcatttatttatttgtaaaatattCATCCCCGTATATTAACAAATATTGCGAAATATTCTTCCTTGTGTATTAAATATTCATCCCCgtgtattatttatattaaacattCATTTATTTACTTGTAAAATATTCAACCCcgtgtatagttttttttttaaaaaaaagtataagatTTCATATTAATTGGATACTTCTACTGAAATATTAATTCACAATAGTTAAAATACTAAATACGTCTAAAAGTATTTGAGACTTTTGGTAGACTCTAGTAATTTATAACGTAAGCAATTCAACTTTGAATTTCAAGGTGCATTTAGATttttcatatgttttttttggGCCCCGATAATCTAAAGTTCGGCCACGAGGTAAataaagtctgacaaaaaatGGTTCtcacataaatatatattatttcaaGGTGCACGGGTTAGTTTTTActtgtaaaaatatatattattttttattatgaatgaatttttaaaaattattttaataataattatattttgttataagaatataatgatatttgaattttttatatataaaatatttttacccCGTGTGATATCTTACATgtgattatatattttcatagtaattatattttgttataaaaatataatgatatttGAATTTATTCCGATGTAAAATATTTGTACTCCGTGTGATAACATATTTTATATCTTATATGTagtgtatataaatataatctcATGTAAAATGTTTCTACCCCGTGTGTTatcatattaattttagattattatttgggttaaatatatttttgtgtaattaataaaatttatctcaATTGATAAGAACTTGATTCATTTTCTACAAATGCGTGATTGAACACCAGCTAGCAGTGTAAGTTTCTCTGTTGGCATTCCCTGatcatgaaatttgaaattgaccAACGTGACActaatgactatttttttttgtgaagtaaCCTAGcggctagaaatttcatcattATAATAAACAAAGACCGAGATAAAAGTTACTTAAGTCATGACTCATAGAGTAATGTATTGTTTTATCGATAACATTATTGCTACAATGttctatttaaaatataatgttaTTCAAAAATGAAATCATGTGATGTTTTTGCatataaaattcaataaaatacaTCAATAGTTAATTGGTTCAGTAATGATTGACGCTAGACATGGTAGGAAGGACCACAGTTCAATCCCCGTGATCGGAAGAGGACTGAAACTACTTGATACCAAAACTCATTCCCGAACCAGATTATACGGTCCAGTTGACCAGATATCgatgatgaaaacaaaaaaaaaaacattaaattaaataactttattttgttaccattttgcatttattgttttttatgaatGTAATATGATGATAAATTACTTTTATTGTGTTTCCTATTTTGCATTACCGTTTACTgtgttattaaattattttcattttttgactcatttaaaatattttcattggtGACTATATTTGCTATTTTTAGTAtgcattcaaatttatgttgaccTTCTTAATGgtctcttaattattttgtgtgacaattttaatattaatattatttccttctttatttttttatcatatgaattaatatttgctttgagtaatatttttatttacataataTAGATTAACGAAATTTTTcactaatattaatattaacaaaaaataaatagtaaggTAGTAAATTgcaataattataataataaaacaaataaactgaaacatttatttaaaataattatatttttaaaaaaaaattggaatttctTTCAAACCAATGTTTTTAATATACTTTGGACAAACCAATTTCAGGTGTGTTCTTTAGGATTCCTTgcctttaaattttattttttcaaatgagACTGTACTCACTAAAACTATATTAACAGGATAAATAATTACAATAAAAGAGGAGGATAAAACCTAATCCTCTCAAAACGAAGATAACATATAACTTGAAAACCAAACTTGTTCTTAGGAAAACTATtacatgaaaagaaaagaactaAAAAGTCTTATGAGAGCTCGACCGCAAGGTAATTAAAGGTTGTACAAAAATTATTTCCACCAAGAATTAAACTTGACTTCCTCCAAGCGAACCATCCTAACATCTGCAAGCAAAATGAAAATCTAGAAGTATGTGATAGTTGAAGAAACAAAGACACAAATAACAATATTATACTCCAAAAATAaaggtaaataaaataatactaaacatGAAATTGATATATAAAAAGTTAAAGAATTATATTGAACATATATCAGTCAAATCAATATATACAAAGCTTCTTTAAATGTTGTGTATTTTTTCATATCGTAAACCAAAGCCATCAAAATAGTttggaaaacaaaaatatatattcaaatatGCATGGTGGAAAACAATATTGTGTTGATCAAATGAAAAATGAGAGTCATATATATAGACCAAATTAATCAATATCATTCAATTAGATACTAattctttccctttctttcttATTCTCCAAAGGAATATgctatatttttccttttatggCGTGCAACTATTTCCTTTGTTATATCATAAGGCAttcatattgttaatttttttttagttattttagtttattgaaTTTAAGATTTCCAAATATTTCCTAAACTATTTATAGAAAAGGTCATTGGTGACTATATTTGCTTCTAGCTAGCTAGCAAAGGTCATTTTGGTGACTATATTTGCTAATTATTTGAAtggattcaaattttcattgacCTTTCTAATAGTTTCTAAATTATTTCGTGTGAcaatatcaataatattatttcattcttttttttttcttttatgactTTAGAATAAAAGTTGACCAATATTAATTGCTATTCAATTTTATTGCATGAAATCTTCTAATATTAATTAAGATTGATTTGCTATTAAGATTGTTATATAGAAATGACCCtaatacttgacaaaaaaagaaaagaaaagaaatgaccCTAATAGGTTGCCACATAGGCCTCAAGTGAATGATAGAATGCCACCTAATTAAAGGAAGAATGATAGAATGACACATAAGAAAAtaatcaagagagagaaacttgtaaatatataaataatagataagttGTAACATATCGAGGGTTTGCTAACTAGTATCCCGGAAGCGGTGggtatttttcaaatatttattaTGCAAATCTAACCCTTCATCAATCATGCGTGTGAACTATGTACCCTAACcattttaaaatgttaatttaattAGGTGTCCCAAATTGATGTTGCAATTACATTTCTCTAATTTTTATGTG
It contains:
- the LOC123907931 gene encoding serine/threonine-protein kinase SAPK2-like, producing MEERYEIIKGIGSGNFGVAKLVRERQSGKLYAVKIIERGLKIDEHVQREIINHRSLKHPNIIRFKEVLCTPAHLAIVMEYAAGGELFERICSAGRFCEDEARYFFQQLISGVSYCHSMEICHRDLKLENTLLDGSSSPQLKICDFGYSKSSVLHSQPKSTVGTPAYIAPEVLSRREYDGKVADVWSCGVTLYVMLVGGYPFEDPDDPRNFRKTIERILRVHYSIPGYVRVSKDCRDLLSQIFVANPEKRITIPEIKKHPWFLNKLPMEFVEEGKNDVNGVVDSSQSIEEIQSIIQEARKPGEGPKIDGQFVGGGMDFDEMDADDDFDDDIETSGDFDFVCDMRVIK